In Fluviicola taffensis DSM 16823, the following are encoded in one genomic region:
- a CDS encoding group III truncated hemoglobin: MKEIETKQDLVLLIDVFYQKLVQDEVVSHFFKHLDLEEHLPRVVQFWSFILLDEAGYSANMMEKHAKLDLNQESFERWLKLFHETIDQFFVGEKADLAKQRSTLIGWTMKTKFIK, translated from the coding sequence ATGAAAGAGATTGAAACAAAACAGGATTTAGTGTTATTGATAGATGTTTTCTATCAGAAATTAGTTCAAGATGAGGTAGTTTCTCATTTTTTCAAGCACCTTGATTTAGAAGAACATCTACCGCGAGTAGTTCAATTTTGGAGTTTTATCCTATTGGATGAAGCTGGATATAGTGCAAACATGATGGAAAAGCATGCAAAATTGGATTTGAATCAAGAATCTTTCGAACGCTGGCTAAAGTTATTTCATGAAACGATTGATCAATTTTTTGTAGGGGAAAAAGCCGATCTGGCAAAACAACGTTCAACTTTAATCGGCTGGACAATGAAAACGAAATTCATTAAATAA
- a CDS encoding sensor histidine kinase — MKFRIWLLFLMINLSLFGQRGLIQYSKENGLISNEVRDVEYDHNGFIWLATPKGIERFDGQRFIHFKYDPQDSLGISSNDIQSVVFDGDKTIWATTFNKGLISIQTEKFNIINYNKKYFQSFGSNRIQAIACRDGFVWCVSENGTLLKFNPKNRKSDLFVFSTVKTPDFNSLFFDEIETNKLWLTSSDGLFSFDLITNKWKKYRFKKSTCIHPKLNGRYTNKMTCLTQDSKGNFYVGLNSGGLLYFNQYQGLFKSIRIKIVDLNYEKISSIAWRDSRYLYLCFENREILLFDTKTKEYVRYEESERSTVLPYRIAKMGSQLAVSSSVSGLFIHDESLIYGKKLKPSMKLIQVKYSKKGRSGYQLLGTSNPVLKKIKGVGPTQITLNGLMDTKTFYYLKNGGILVVGGNGMILLDSDLKISRKMLISSYQSIDKRVQNSLLVGDSLLFVGTLDASLIRISLKTFTQTIVYKANQEEPSNVSKENFPLSLVGYKEFVFFSENDQLYRYHVYSKKLDKIRLFTHENADQITCLTICKYHKLWIGTKASGVWSYNLKKATLVNTYNSLNGLKNDDIIQLIVDSESKLWIMNPSSIAIVNPILKTIKCLEKRNGIEGVQTMTITPDSIYFLQGDSYIVSSSAEKLPIPKLAIPYILQIREMNGNARFTSQKSKYMYNQNNLVFEFGVKDFSNSENIRVNYRMLGLDNRWINGTQKNEALYHNLPSGKYIFQVQVIDGFDVRMTSYSFKITKPFWLRWWFLVLSSLAVGFGIWYYMRTRIKRIQSTEQMKSEFSLQINELESKALRAQMNPHFLFNSLNSIRLFILKNEVDNAADYIAKFSKLLRMILNHSRQDMITVYDEIQSLKLYLEFERLRFDQDFDFDLQIDGQEVLDCQIPPMIIQPFIENAIWHGLMPRTAGGGKIRVSFQKQLSGLYVMVQDNGIGREKAKENNRKRSLKEGSVGLQITKDRLKSLTMRTKKMNEFEIEDLIDENGLAIGTLVTLYFETSN, encoded by the coding sequence ATGAAATTTAGAATTTGGTTGCTTTTTTTAATGATAAATTTAAGTCTTTTCGGACAAAGGGGACTCATTCAATATTCCAAAGAAAACGGATTGATTTCCAATGAAGTTAGAGATGTTGAATATGATCACAATGGATTCATTTGGTTAGCAACTCCTAAAGGTATCGAGCGATTTGATGGTCAGCGATTTATACACTTTAAATACGACCCGCAAGATTCACTTGGAATTTCATCAAACGATATTCAATCTGTTGTTTTTGATGGCGATAAAACAATTTGGGCAACAACTTTTAATAAAGGTTTAATTTCCATTCAGACCGAGAAGTTTAACATTATAAACTATAATAAAAAGTATTTTCAATCATTTGGAAGCAATCGTATTCAGGCAATTGCATGTCGAGATGGCTTTGTTTGGTGTGTTTCTGAAAATGGAACCCTCCTTAAATTCAACCCCAAAAACAGGAAATCTGATTTGTTTGTCTTTTCAACAGTGAAAACCCCTGATTTTAACTCCCTATTTTTTGATGAAATAGAAACGAATAAACTTTGGTTGACATCTTCTGATGGCTTATTTTCATTCGATTTAATAACGAATAAATGGAAAAAATACCGATTTAAAAAATCAACCTGTATTCATCCTAAATTGAACGGAAGATACACGAATAAAATGACTTGTTTAACGCAAGATTCGAAGGGTAATTTCTATGTTGGTTTGAATTCTGGTGGCCTGCTGTATTTTAACCAATATCAAGGCTTGTTTAAATCTATTCGGATAAAAATAGTTGATTTAAATTATGAAAAAATCTCTTCAATAGCTTGGAGGGATAGCCGCTATTTATACCTCTGTTTTGAAAATAGAGAAATCCTCCTTTTTGATACAAAAACGAAAGAATATGTACGGTATGAAGAATCTGAAAGAAGTACAGTTTTGCCTTATAGAATAGCTAAAATGGGGTCTCAATTAGCTGTTTCTAGTTCTGTTTCGGGTCTTTTCATTCATGATGAGTCATTGATTTATGGCAAAAAATTAAAACCTTCTATGAAACTGATTCAGGTAAAGTATTCAAAAAAAGGACGTTCTGGATATCAATTATTGGGAACGTCTAATCCTGTTTTAAAAAAGATTAAAGGAGTTGGACCTACCCAGATTACATTAAATGGGTTGATGGATACCAAAACATTTTATTATTTGAAAAACGGAGGAATTTTGGTGGTAGGCGGTAATGGAATGATACTTCTTGATTCAGATTTAAAAATTAGTCGAAAAATGCTGATTTCAAGTTATCAATCAATTGATAAAAGAGTTCAAAATTCACTCTTGGTGGGTGATTCTCTTTTGTTTGTTGGAACGTTAGATGCCAGTTTAATTCGGATTAGTTTGAAAACCTTTACGCAAACGATAGTCTACAAAGCCAATCAGGAAGAACCATCTAATGTGAGTAAGGAGAATTTCCCTTTATCACTAGTTGGGTATAAAGAATTTGTCTTTTTTTCTGAGAATGACCAGCTTTATCGATACCACGTTTATTCGAAGAAGCTTGATAAAATTCGTTTATTTACCCATGAAAATGCGGATCAAATTACGTGTTTAACAATCTGTAAGTATCACAAATTATGGATTGGAACAAAAGCAAGCGGAGTTTGGAGTTACAACCTCAAGAAAGCAACATTGGTGAATACCTATAATTCGTTAAATGGGTTAAAAAATGATGACATTATTCAGTTGATCGTTGATTCAGAAAGTAAATTATGGATCATGAATCCTTCCTCTATTGCTATTGTTAATCCCATTTTGAAAACAATTAAATGTTTGGAAAAGCGAAATGGAATTGAAGGAGTTCAGACAATGACAATTACACCAGATTCGATTTACTTTTTACAAGGTGATTCATACATTGTAAGCTCTTCAGCGGAAAAACTTCCTATTCCTAAATTGGCCATTCCTTATATTCTTCAAATTCGAGAAATGAATGGAAATGCCCGATTTACGAGCCAAAAATCGAAGTACATGTATAATCAGAATAATTTAGTGTTTGAATTTGGGGTCAAAGATTTTTCGAATTCTGAAAACATACGTGTAAACTATAGAATGCTGGGACTTGACAATCGTTGGATTAATGGGACACAAAAAAACGAAGCTTTATACCATAATTTGCCAAGTGGAAAGTATATTTTTCAAGTACAGGTGATTGATGGATTCGATGTTCGAATGACTTCTTATTCCTTTAAAATAACGAAACCTTTTTGGCTTCGGTGGTGGTTTCTCGTCTTGTCTTCGCTAGCCGTTGGATTTGGAATTTGGTATTACATGCGCACTAGAATTAAACGCATTCAAAGTACAGAACAAATGAAATCTGAATTTAGTTTACAAATCAATGAGCTAGAATCGAAAGCTTTGAGAGCACAAATGAATCCACATTTTTTGTTCAATAGTTTAAATTCGATCCGACTTTTCATTTTGAAAAACGAAGTGGATAATGCCGCGGATTATATTGCTAAATTTTCGAAGCTCTTGCGTATGATTTTGAATCATTCGCGCCAGGACATGATTACGGTTTATGATGAAATTCAGTCTCTAAAATTGTATTTGGAGTTTGAACGGCTGCGGTTTGACCAAGACTTTGATTTTGATTTGCAAATTGATGGTCAAGAGGTGCTGGATTGTCAAATCCCTCCGATGATTATTCAACCATTTATTGAAAATGCAATTTGGCATGGATTAATGCCTAGAACGGCTGGAGGAGGTAAAATTCGGGTGTCATTTCAGAAGCAATTAAGTGGGTTGTATGTGATGGTTCAAGACAATGGTATTGGAAGAGAAAAAGCGAAGGAGAACAACCGTAAACGTTCTTTGAAAGAGGGGAGTGTGGGTTTGCAAATCACCAAAGATAGACTTAAATCACTGACTATGAGGACTAAAAAAATGAATGAATTTGAAATTGAAGATTTAATTGATGAAAATGGTCTAGCAATCGGAACTTTAGTTACCTTGTACTTTGAAACGTCAAATTAG
- a CDS encoding NAD(P)-binding domain-containing protein, which yields MKIGIIGLGWLGLPLAKSLLNKGHHVIGTTRTRSVELSHERFSHVLYDPTLKKQASSGYFNELEVIILAFTPSRVDEKAYAKDCVKVLDTISPTCKVIHISSTGIYPQRTGIFNEKDYPAGSIKTNAIGYAELAISSILRERLTVIRLSGLIGPKRHPVTAMLKSEKTYNALDPINVIHLEDAIGLIEHVIIQKAWNKTINGCSSEHPLKGQFYSEMATKLGIESPLFEQKSSFERIISNQYSIELGYNYIFPNPSEFPIA from the coding sequence ATGAAGATAGGAATCATCGGTTTGGGATGGCTTGGACTTCCGCTAGCTAAATCACTTTTAAATAAAGGGCATCACGTAATTGGAACCACGCGAACACGTTCGGTTGAGTTATCTCACGAGCGTTTTTCGCATGTATTGTATGACCCAACTTTGAAAAAACAAGCAAGTTCTGGCTACTTCAACGAATTAGAGGTAATCATTTTAGCATTTACTCCTTCAAGAGTAGATGAGAAAGCGTATGCCAAAGATTGTGTCAAGGTTTTAGACACGATTTCACCAACATGCAAAGTTATCCATATTAGTTCTACAGGTATTTACCCTCAAAGAACTGGTATTTTCAATGAAAAAGACTACCCAGCGGGATCAATAAAGACCAACGCAATAGGTTATGCAGAATTAGCTATCAGTTCGATTTTGAGAGAGCGTTTGACTGTTATTAGACTTAGTGGATTAATCGGACCTAAAAGACATCCTGTAACCGCCATGCTAAAATCAGAAAAAACCTACAATGCATTAGATCCTATAAATGTGATTCATCTGGAAGATGCAATTGGACTCATCGAACATGTTATCATTCAAAAAGCCTGGAACAAAACAATCAACGGATGCTCGTCTGAACACCCATTGAAAGGACAATTTTATTCTGAAATGGCTACTAAATTGGGAATAGAATCCCCTTTATTTGAACAGAAATCGAGTTTCGAACGAATCATTTCGAATCAGTATTCTATCGAACTTGGATACAATTACATTTTCCCAAATCCTTCTGAATTCCCTATAGCTTAG
- a CDS encoding DUF4412 domain-containing protein, with product MKIVLVAFVLVFSILGVYGQEGLIKSIGKTAQEKANAQDFNTTRNNKERGNLQQENKKSSESQGAPAPASPPPAESEAPVEPSGDYQASYTFSSTVTYQMENLKKAGEVQEVTYNFGEQVIKMQPKNQDMSSVIDSKNGVMILLNDKDKTATVMSTKMMEMAMQQQNMSQGSTDKPASKVTKTGRTKTILGYKCEEVIIESEGKKTETWITRETGVDAGNIFSKMARGSVQVPNEAFNGGGMLMEMTAFDAEGKAETKMTMTAFSKESKIVNIGAYKITKL from the coding sequence ATGAAAATAGTTTTAGTTGCATTTGTTTTAGTATTCTCAATACTAGGTGTTTATGGTCAGGAAGGATTGATTAAATCCATTGGTAAAACTGCTCAAGAAAAGGCGAATGCGCAGGATTTCAATACAACTAGAAATAATAAGGAAAGAGGAAATCTTCAACAAGAAAATAAAAAATCAAGTGAGTCTCAAGGAGCACCAGCTCCAGCATCACCACCACCAGCTGAAAGCGAAGCTCCAGTGGAACCTTCAGGAGATTATCAAGCATCATATACTTTTTCAAGTACTGTTACTTATCAGATGGAGAATTTGAAAAAAGCAGGCGAAGTTCAAGAAGTGACTTATAATTTCGGTGAGCAAGTTATTAAGATGCAACCGAAAAATCAAGACATGTCTTCTGTTATCGATTCCAAAAATGGAGTGATGATTCTCTTGAATGATAAAGATAAAACTGCAACCGTTATGTCAACGAAAATGATGGAAATGGCAATGCAGCAGCAAAATATGAGTCAAGGCTCTACGGATAAACCTGCTTCTAAAGTGACTAAGACGGGACGCACAAAAACTATTTTAGGATATAAATGTGAAGAAGTGATTATTGAATCTGAAGGAAAGAAAACAGAAACCTGGATTACAAGAGAAACGGGAGTAGATGCTGGAAATATCTTTAGTAAGATGGCTCGTGGTTCTGTTCAAGTTCCAAATGAAGCCTTTAATGGTGGCGGAATGTTAATGGAAATGACCGCTTTCGATGCAGAAGGAAAAGCAGAAACGAAAATGACAATGACTGCTTTTTCAAAAGAAAGCAAAATTGTAAATATTGGCGCTTATAAAATTACTAAGCTATAG
- a CDS encoding LytR/AlgR family response regulator transcription factor — protein MKLRAIIVDDERHSLETTALLIRKFCPDVEVIAELQSPIDAVEIINKEEPHLLFLDISMPKMNGFELLNVLTYKDADVVFTTAYDEYALEGFKQGAVHYLVKPIDAEDLVESVQRVKKKLSEAKASGINGMGLKPKIPISSLNGVELIEVDQIIRCESDGNYTTIVLHQRKITVSKTLKEIERQLIDFPFFFRLHNSHLVNLNQVVKYIRGEGGSVILTNQEEIGVSRSKKMELLEVLGIN, from the coding sequence ATGAAATTACGTGCAATTATTGTTGATGATGAAAGGCACAGTTTAGAAACTACTGCTCTATTAATTCGAAAATTTTGTCCGGATGTTGAGGTGATTGCGGAACTTCAAAGTCCAATTGATGCAGTTGAAATTATCAATAAGGAAGAGCCTCATTTACTCTTTTTGGATATTTCAATGCCAAAAATGAATGGATTTGAATTGTTGAATGTTTTGACGTACAAAGATGCGGATGTAGTTTTCACTACAGCTTATGATGAGTATGCCTTGGAAGGATTTAAACAAGGAGCGGTTCATTATTTAGTTAAGCCGATAGATGCAGAGGATTTAGTTGAAAGTGTTCAACGAGTTAAAAAGAAACTCTCTGAAGCAAAGGCTTCTGGAATTAACGGAATGGGATTGAAACCAAAAATTCCAATTTCTTCATTGAATGGAGTTGAATTAATTGAAGTAGATCAAATTATTCGCTGTGAATCGGATGGGAATTATACGACAATTGTATTGCACCAGCGAAAAATTACTGTCTCAAAAACACTCAAGGAGATTGAAAGACAATTGATTGATTTTCCTTTCTTCTTTCGATTACATAACTCTCATCTAGTAAATCTCAATCAGGTTGTTAAGTATATAAGAGGTGAAGGCGGTTCGGTAATTTTAACGAATCAAGAAGAAATTGGTGTTTCTAGAAGCAAGAAAATGGAGCTTTTAGAAGTATTAGGAATCAACTAA
- a CDS encoding PKD domain-containing protein translates to MCKNLILFLLVFWSIPAQASHIVGGEIYYDYLGNNSYRFYIAIYRDCASTGASYDSPLPLSVFTGSGIRVSNHDVSFPGSTVLPIIFNNPCITAPTGICTERAIYTVVLNLPPSVSGYVIAYQRCCRGPNVTNLVNPDDTGLTIKAIIPPGAQNQYINNSARFINYPPLVICNNENLNFNHSATDADGDSLSYELVTPHSGANPGSPAPNPIPNPPYANVTWAGSFNQAIPLGPGSTTTINPTTGQLFVDANNLGLYVVGIRVNEWRNGVLISYVTRDFLFRVVNCIVQLSAVVSEQEDTPGFISYCQGLSFTFDNQSFGATSYYWDFGVNGITTDNSTAFEPTYVFPQTGTYQIMLVANPGWPCTDTTYIDLTLENPFNVDFTFIDSTCFIDNTLDFQAQIINGPPTTQFNWNFGPNANPANATSQNVSNVAFSSSQNNVVTLIGTYNVCADTISKTVFFYDKPDPIVDFQTNHECVGYTQTFINNSTGSTIYSWDFGVPGITTDVSTSVSPTYTFPAEGTYPITLIATSGPNCSDTSVQNITIYEPLNVSFTHNDSLCVTTNSFDFVGTVTGPSITNYSWNFGTHANPTNATSLNVSNVVFDNSGTFPVTLTASFLNCSETANSEVFIFSVPTVGFTISNELKCVPYPAQFINLSHYEGELLYFWEFGDGGVSNAENPLYVYTQEGTYSVQLTIISTIGCIDTFTLLQQDLITVHPRPVSDFSIDKTQTDICDSKIQFTDLSQGANKVSYFFDEFGSGSSDRTPTYTYFSDGMHYPSQIVFNEFGCSDTSFRQIAIEPFIVYVPNAFTPDGNERNNEFYPKLGLIPIEWNMKIYNRWGQLLYESTDFEERWDGTYQGIRCKDDIYSYVIRYVSCAPFADPEILTGHVTLLR, encoded by the coding sequence ATGTGTAAAAACCTTATACTGTTCCTTTTGGTGTTTTGGTCCATTCCAGCGCAAGCTTCGCACATTGTTGGAGGTGAGATTTATTACGACTATTTAGGGAACAACAGCTACCGATTTTACATCGCCATTTATAGAGATTGTGCATCAACTGGAGCTTCTTATGATTCACCACTCCCATTAAGTGTTTTTACTGGCTCTGGAATTCGCGTTTCAAATCACGATGTTTCTTTTCCAGGAAGTACGGTTCTTCCAATTATCTTCAACAATCCTTGTATTACAGCACCAACGGGAATTTGTACTGAAAGAGCGATTTACACAGTGGTTCTGAACCTTCCCCCTTCAGTCTCTGGCTATGTTATAGCTTATCAGCGCTGCTGTAGAGGCCCGAATGTTACAAACCTTGTAAACCCAGATGATACTGGACTAACTATAAAAGCGATTATTCCGCCTGGAGCTCAAAATCAATACATCAATAATTCAGCGCGATTTATCAATTATCCTCCTTTGGTAATTTGCAATAATGAAAATTTGAATTTTAATCATAGTGCAACTGATGCCGATGGAGATAGCTTGTCTTATGAGTTAGTTACGCCACATTCGGGAGCTAATCCTGGAAGCCCTGCTCCTAACCCTATTCCAAATCCACCTTATGCCAATGTAACATGGGCTGGTTCATTCAATCAAGCAATTCCTCTAGGACCAGGTTCTACAACAACAATCAATCCAACAACTGGTCAATTATTTGTTGATGCGAATAATCTTGGTCTGTATGTCGTTGGAATTCGGGTGAATGAATGGAGAAATGGAGTTCTGATTAGCTATGTTACTCGTGATTTTTTGTTCCGAGTAGTCAATTGTATCGTTCAGCTTTCAGCTGTAGTTTCAGAGCAGGAAGATACACCTGGATTTATCTCCTATTGTCAAGGCTTAAGCTTTACATTTGATAATCAAAGTTTTGGAGCAACCAGCTATTACTGGGATTTTGGAGTCAATGGAATCACAACAGATAATAGTACTGCATTTGAACCAACCTATGTTTTCCCACAAACAGGAACATACCAAATAATGCTTGTCGCCAATCCTGGCTGGCCGTGCACAGACACAACCTATATTGATTTGACATTGGAAAATCCCTTTAATGTGGATTTCACTTTTATAGATTCAACCTGTTTTATTGATAATACGTTGGATTTTCAAGCACAAATTATCAATGGGCCTCCAACTACCCAATTCAATTGGAATTTTGGACCAAACGCCAATCCTGCAAATGCTACAAGTCAAAATGTTTCGAATGTGGCGTTCAGCTCTTCGCAGAATAATGTAGTGACACTCATTGGAACATACAATGTTTGTGCAGATACCATTTCAAAGACCGTTTTCTTTTACGATAAACCAGATCCAATAGTGGATTTCCAGACGAATCACGAATGTGTGGGTTATACGCAAACATTTATCAATAATTCAACGGGTTCAACGATTTACTCATGGGATTTTGGAGTTCCAGGCATCACAACAGATGTAAGCACCTCCGTTTCGCCAACCTATACTTTTCCTGCTGAAGGAACTTACCCCATTACCTTAATTGCAACAAGTGGCCCTAATTGTTCGGATACAAGTGTTCAAAATATCACAATCTATGAACCTTTAAATGTCTCATTCACTCATAATGATTCATTATGTGTTACAACAAACAGTTTCGATTTTGTTGGTACTGTAACTGGTCCTTCTATCACAAATTATTCTTGGAATTTTGGAACGCATGCAAATCCGACAAATGCAACCAGTCTGAATGTGAGCAATGTGGTATTTGATAATTCTGGAACATTCCCAGTTACACTTACTGCAAGCTTTTTAAACTGTTCTGAAACAGCTAATTCAGAGGTATTCATCTTCTCTGTTCCTACGGTTGGGTTCACCATTAGCAATGAATTGAAATGCGTTCCTTATCCTGCTCAATTCATCAATTTAAGTCATTATGAAGGGGAGCTTCTCTACTTTTGGGAATTTGGTGATGGCGGAGTCAGTAATGCCGAAAATCCACTTTACGTATATACCCAAGAAGGAACTTATTCTGTTCAATTAACCATCATCTCAACTATTGGTTGTATTGACACTTTCACCTTGTTGCAACAAGATTTAATCACGGTACATCCTAGACCAGTTTCTGACTTTAGTATTGACAAAACCCAAACCGATATTTGTGATTCTAAAATTCAATTCACCGATTTATCTCAAGGAGCAAATAAAGTGAGTTATTTCTTTGATGAATTTGGCTCAGGAAGTAGCGATCGCACCCCTACATACACCTATTTTTCAGATGGAATGCATTATCCTTCGCAAATTGTTTTCAACGAATTTGGGTGCAGCGATACGAGTTTCCGTCAGATAGCCATCGAACCATTCATCGTTTATGTTCCAAACGCCTTTACGCCAGATGGAAACGAACGAAACAATGAATTCTACCCGAAATTGGGCTTAATCCCAATTGAATGGAACATGAAAATCTACAATCGGTGGGGACAATTATTGTATGAATCAACAGATTTCGAAGAACGTTGGGACGGAACATATCAAGGAATTCGTTGCAAAGATGATATCTATAGCTATGTAATCCGATACGTTTCTTGTGCACCTTTTGCAGACCCAGAAATCCTGACAGGACATGTAACGTTATTGCGTTAA
- a CDS encoding Dps family protein, which yields MNSQQDLNTKMNCLLATYQVHYQNLRAIHWNIKGNNFFELHLKYEELYTRTQVIIDDLAERILTLGITPLHRFEDYLKNSALKENATIHDGKEGMTYILSAQETILKLEREILTESADLGDEGTNGMMSDLVREKEKTNWMFAAWLGK from the coding sequence ATGAATTCACAACAAGATTTAAACACTAAAATGAATTGCCTTTTGGCAACGTACCAAGTACATTATCAAAACTTACGTGCAATTCACTGGAATATAAAAGGAAACAACTTCTTCGAATTGCATTTAAAATACGAGGAATTGTATACCAGAACACAAGTAATCATTGATGATTTGGCGGAACGAATCCTTACTTTGGGGATTACTCCACTTCACCGATTTGAGGATTACCTTAAAAACAGTGCATTGAAAGAAAATGCAACTATTCACGATGGAAAAGAAGGAATGACTTACATTTTAAGCGCCCAGGAAACCATTTTGAAATTAGAAAGAGAAATTTTAACGGAATCTGCTGATTTAGGCGATGAAGGAACCAATGGAATGATGAGTGATTTGGTTCGCGAGAAAGAAAAAACGAATTGGATGTTCGCTGCTTGGCTGGGGAAATAA
- a CDS encoding LysR family transcriptional regulator, with amino-acid sequence MISPQQIAYILAVYETGSISRAAEQCFVTQPTLSMQLKKAEELVGHLIFHRDTNSMEVTDFGKSLIPLLQQIQGDFGAIDRMSQIHSGTYKERLRIGVIPTVAAYLLLDNFQEWQTLLPTTQVFVEELKTEELIEALDQRKVDLAILAGPLSQTNYRVTPMFSEEILAYAPSVSGEILLVDQLKDLQPWLLNKGNCLRTQMMQFCAINDDLPSSWNYQGGNMDLLMRMVDQQGGYTLIPEYYHPFVHQSTEFKSIRDNQGSFPGRSIIAVSAFRHANWDSMEKIIRSIQHKYGKPVSKELELLSWK; translated from the coding sequence ATGATTTCACCACAACAAATTGCTTACATACTTGCTGTTTATGAAACGGGTTCAATTAGCAGAGCGGCAGAACAATGTTTTGTTACCCAGCCCACGCTTTCGATGCAATTAAAGAAAGCGGAGGAATTAGTTGGGCATTTAATCTTTCATCGTGATACAAATTCCATGGAAGTAACCGATTTTGGAAAATCACTGATACCGCTTTTACAGCAAATTCAAGGCGATTTCGGAGCAATTGATCGAATGAGTCAAATTCATTCTGGAACATACAAAGAACGCTTGCGAATTGGCGTAATTCCAACGGTTGCAGCATATTTATTATTAGATAATTTTCAGGAATGGCAGACTTTGCTCCCAACAACGCAGGTTTTTGTCGAGGAATTGAAAACGGAGGAACTGATAGAGGCTTTAGATCAACGAAAAGTAGATTTGGCAATTCTTGCTGGGCCTTTGAGTCAAACGAATTACCGAGTAACTCCTATGTTTTCAGAGGAGATTTTAGCCTATGCACCAAGTGTCTCAGGTGAGATATTATTGGTCGATCAATTGAAAGATTTGCAGCCTTGGTTATTGAATAAGGGAAATTGTTTGCGGACGCAGATGATGCAGTTTTGCGCCATTAATGACGATTTACCTTCTAGTTGGAATTATCAAGGAGGAAACATGGATTTGTTGATGAGGATGGTTGATCAGCAAGGCGGTTACACCTTAATTCCAGAGTATTACCATCCATTTGTTCATCAAAGTACAGAGTTTAAATCGATTCGAGATAACCAAGGTTCTTTTCCCGGAAGGTCGATTATTGCAGTCAGTGCATTTCGTCATGCAAATTGGGATTCGATGGAAAAAATCATCCGCTCTATCCAGCATAAATACGGAAAACCAGTTTCCAAGGAGTTGGAGTTGTTGAGTTGGAAGTGA
- a CDS encoding gamma carbonic anhydrase family protein → MALIKSCRGIEPQFGEDVYLAENATVVGDVVMGDRCSVWFNAVIRGDVNSIRMGNQVNVQDGAVIHCTYEKTKTVLGNNVSIGHNALVHGCTVEDNVLIGMGSIVMDNCYIESNCIIAAGAVLLENTRVEAWSVYAGIPAKKVKTLSPELFEGEVQRIATNYVMYSGWFK, encoded by the coding sequence ATGGCACTTATAAAATCATGCAGAGGAATAGAACCTCAATTCGGTGAAGATGTTTATTTAGCAGAAAATGCTACGGTAGTTGGTGATGTGGTGATGGGTGATCGTTGCTCTGTTTGGTTTAATGCCGTTATTCGCGGAGATGTGAATTCCATTCGTATGGGAAATCAAGTGAATGTGCAGGATGGAGCAGTGATTCATTGTACCTACGAAAAAACGAAAACTGTATTGGGAAATAATGTTTCCATTGGTCACAATGCATTGGTTCATGGTTGCACAGTTGAAGATAACGTATTGATTGGAATGGGTTCTATTGTAATGGATAATTGTTACATCGAATCGAATTGCATTATTGCTGCTGGAGCGGTTTTATTGGAAAACACGCGTGTGGAAGCGTGGAGTGTTTACGCAGGAATTCCTGCTAAAAAAGTAAAAACCTTATCTCCTGAATTGTTCGAAGGGGAAGTGCAACGTATCGCAACCAATTATGTGATGTATTCTGGATGGTTTAAGTAA